One genomic region from Streptomyces sp. NBC_00457 encodes:
- a CDS encoding roadblock/LC7 domain-containing protein translates to MSTPTGDTPTGGATPDELRAAAADFTWLLNRFATETAGVVDAIAVSSDGLLIAVAQLRERAHSERLAAIVSGLTSLAAGASGNYGLGALNKVIIDLEGGHVLVSAIGSGAVLGVVADKEAKLGNIAYEMTLFANRAGGALSPQLVLELKNTVGVPSSG, encoded by the coding sequence GTGAGCACGCCGACAGGTGACACTCCCACGGGAGGGGCCACGCCCGACGAACTGCGGGCCGCAGCAGCCGACTTCACCTGGCTGCTCAATCGTTTCGCCACCGAGACCGCCGGTGTCGTCGACGCCATCGCGGTCTCCTCCGACGGTCTGCTGATCGCGGTGGCGCAACTACGGGAGCGGGCGCACTCCGAGCGGCTGGCCGCGATCGTCTCCGGCCTCACCAGCCTGGCCGCCGGCGCCTCCGGCAACTACGGCCTGGGGGCCCTGAACAAGGTCATCATCGACCTGGAGGGCGGCCATGTCCTGGTCTCCGCGATCGGCAGCGGCGCCGTGCTCGGCGTGGTCGCCGACAAGGAGGCCAAGCTGGGCAACATCGCGTACGAGATGACGCTGTTCGCCAACCGGGCCGGTGGCGCGCTCAGCCCTCAGCTCGTGCTGGAACTGAAGAACACCGTCGGCGTTCCGTCGTCGGGTTGA
- a CDS encoding GTP-binding protein has translation MTPTEPVTGGAAAQTAVRPPLPVKMVIAGGFGVGKTTAVGSISEIEPLTTEAAITEVAAGVDDLSHTPRKTTTTVAMDFGCITIDPTLKLYLFGTPGQDRFGFMWDDIVEGSIGGLVIVDTRRLDDCYAAVDYFEHKQIPFAVAVNAFDGKVEHELDEVRWALDVAEHVPLVVFDARERGSVRDALLVVLELALARSEG, from the coding sequence GTGACACCGACTGAACCGGTCACCGGCGGCGCAGCTGCGCAGACCGCCGTACGACCGCCGCTGCCGGTGAAGATGGTGATCGCGGGCGGATTCGGCGTGGGCAAGACCACCGCGGTCGGCTCGATCTCCGAGATCGAGCCGCTGACCACCGAGGCCGCGATCACCGAGGTCGCCGCGGGCGTGGACGACCTCTCCCACACGCCCCGCAAGACCACGACCACGGTCGCCATGGACTTCGGGTGCATCACCATCGACCCGACCCTGAAGCTGTATCTGTTCGGCACGCCCGGGCAGGACCGGTTCGGGTTCATGTGGGACGACATCGTCGAGGGCTCGATCGGTGGGCTGGTCATCGTCGACACCCGCCGGCTCGACGACTGCTACGCCGCCGTCGACTACTTCGAGCACAAGCAGATCCCGTTCGCGGTCGCCGTCAACGCGTTCGACGGCAAGGTCGAGCACGAGTTGGACGAGGTCCGCTGGGCCCTTGACGTCGCCGAGCACGTCCCGCTGGTCGTCTTCGACGCGCGGGAGCGGGGTTCGGTACGGGACGCTCTGCTGGTTGTGCTTGAGCTGGCGTTGGCGCGTAGCGAGGGGTGA
- a CDS encoding ABC transporter permease, whose translation MSELFDLPSDLQHSYFGLVMLHLREALLPVLFGLLVALPLAQLCVRVRWLYPPVLWVTTVLYAIPSLAFFVILIDYTGLSELTVMIPLAVYSLVVLVPAIVDGVRSVPQETLAAATAMGFGPIRRYLQVQLPIAAPAIIAGLRVASVSSVSLVSVGMLIGNQGALGNLLNSGMIYNQPRLIWLSVVGTAVLAILVDAALIGVRILLTPWMPRGTRKNTRTLAKAAAR comes from the coding sequence ATGAGCGAACTCTTCGACCTGCCCAGCGACCTCCAGCACAGCTACTTCGGCCTGGTCATGCTGCATCTGCGCGAGGCGCTGCTGCCGGTGCTGTTCGGGCTCCTGGTGGCGCTGCCCCTGGCCCAGCTGTGCGTGCGGGTGCGCTGGCTGTACCCGCCGGTGCTGTGGGTGACGACCGTGCTCTACGCGATCCCGTCGCTCGCGTTCTTCGTCATCCTCATCGATTACACCGGGCTGAGCGAGCTCACGGTGATGATCCCGCTCGCCGTCTACAGCCTGGTCGTGCTGGTCCCGGCGATCGTCGACGGCGTGCGGTCCGTGCCGCAGGAGACCCTCGCCGCGGCCACCGCGATGGGCTTCGGGCCCATACGACGTTATCTCCAGGTGCAGTTGCCGATCGCCGCGCCCGCGATCATCGCCGGGCTGCGGGTGGCGTCCGTGTCCAGCGTCTCCCTCGTCAGCGTCGGCATGCTGATCGGCAACCAGGGAGCCCTCGGCAACCTGCTCAACAGCGGCATGATCTACAACCAGCCGCGGCTGATCTGGCTCTCCGTGGTGGGCACGGCCGTCCTCGCCATTCTCGTGGACGCCGCGCTGATCGGCGTCCGCATCCTCCTCACGCCCTGGATGCCGCGCGGCACCCGCAAGAACACCCGTACGCTCGCGAAGGCGGCCGCCCGGTGA
- a CDS encoding ABC transporter permease produces MNVLNYIDAFFSDSAHWQGYDGIPTRLAEHVQYTLEALAIAAAVGLPVGLLTGHTGRGGNTLALIATAGRALPSFGLMVLMFVLLGLGLAPVMIPLVVLAIPPILVTTYEAMRSVDPAPVDAARGMGMAETEILFRVEVPVALPLILSGLRSAAIQIVSTATIAAYVSFGGLGRYIVDGLYQRDYEKVVGGATLVAALALVTLGVFWAAGRFSVSRGVRRA; encoded by the coding sequence GTGAACGTCCTGAACTACATCGACGCCTTCTTCAGCGACAGCGCCCACTGGCAGGGCTACGACGGCATCCCGACCCGCCTCGCCGAGCACGTCCAGTACACGCTGGAGGCCCTCGCCATCGCCGCGGCCGTCGGACTGCCGGTCGGCCTGCTCACCGGCCACACCGGACGCGGCGGCAACACGCTCGCCCTCATCGCCACGGCGGGGCGCGCGCTGCCCAGCTTCGGCCTGATGGTGCTGATGTTCGTGCTGCTGGGCCTCGGCCTCGCGCCCGTCATGATCCCGCTGGTCGTGCTCGCGATCCCGCCCATCCTCGTCACCACCTACGAGGCGATGCGCTCCGTCGACCCCGCGCCGGTGGACGCCGCCCGCGGCATGGGCATGGCCGAGACCGAGATCCTCTTCCGGGTCGAAGTACCGGTCGCGCTCCCACTCATCCTCAGCGGACTGCGCTCCGCGGCCATCCAGATCGTCTCCACGGCCACGATCGCCGCGTACGTCAGTTTCGGCGGGCTCGGGCGTTACATCGTCGACGGTCTCTACCAGCGCGACTACGAGAAGGTCGTGGGCGGGGCCACGCTGGTCGCGGCACTGGCCCTGGTCACGCTGGGCGTGTTCTGGGCGGCGGGCCGCTTCTCGGTGTCAAGGGGAGTCCGTCGCGCGTAA
- a CDS encoding ABC transporter ATP-binding protein has translation MIRIDSVTKRYPDGTVAVDRLSLEIPDRSITVLVGPSGCGKTTTLRMINRMVEPSEGTITLDGVDIMKQPVNTLRRSMGYVIQNAGLFQHRTIVDNIATVPRMLGWGKDKARARARELMERVGLDAALAKRYPYQLSGGQQQRVGVARALAADPPVLLMDEPFSAVDPIVRKGLQDELLRIQAELGKTIVFVTHDIDEAVKLGTMVAVMRTGGHLAQFAPPAELLTDPADAFVEDFLGADRGIRRLSFFPSTHLALLTAPIIAVDATAEQIAARDTTDAPYLLVTDLDGKPLGWAEPGELTAGEIRQDQLLSYGRPFSAGTDSLRAALDCAVLSPTGWAVAVDGEGRAAGVVSQQTIGEAIRGAHAERRADGEAGTKADGKAEKAAR, from the coding sequence TTGATACGGATAGATTCAGTCACCAAGCGGTACCCGGACGGCACGGTGGCGGTCGACCGGCTCTCCCTGGAGATACCCGACCGCTCGATCACCGTCCTCGTCGGCCCCTCGGGCTGCGGGAAGACGACGACCCTGCGCATGATCAACCGGATGGTGGAGCCGAGCGAGGGGACCATCACCCTCGACGGTGTCGACATCATGAAGCAGCCGGTCAACACGCTGCGCCGGTCCATGGGTTACGTCATCCAGAACGCCGGACTCTTCCAGCACCGCACGATCGTCGACAACATCGCCACCGTGCCCCGCATGCTCGGCTGGGGGAAGGACAAGGCGCGGGCGCGGGCCAGGGAGCTGATGGAGCGGGTCGGGCTCGACGCCGCCCTCGCCAAGCGCTACCCCTACCAGCTGTCCGGCGGACAGCAGCAGCGCGTCGGCGTGGCGCGGGCGCTCGCCGCGGACCCGCCGGTGCTGCTGATGGACGAGCCGTTCTCGGCCGTCGACCCGATCGTCCGCAAGGGCCTGCAGGACGAACTCCTGCGGATCCAGGCGGAGTTGGGCAAGACGATCGTCTTCGTCACCCACGACATCGACGAGGCCGTCAAGCTCGGCACCATGGTCGCCGTGATGCGCACCGGCGGCCATCTCGCCCAGTTCGCGCCGCCCGCCGAACTGCTCACCGACCCCGCGGACGCCTTCGTGGAGGACTTCCTCGGCGCCGACCGGGGCATCCGGCGGCTGTCGTTCTTCCCGTCCACGCACCTCGCCCTGCTGACCGCGCCGATCATCGCCGTCGACGCGACCGCCGAGCAGATCGCCGCCCGCGACACCACGGACGCGCCCTACCTCCTCGTAACGGATCTGGACGGCAAGCCGCTCGGCTGGGCCGAACCGGGGGAGCTGACCGCGGGGGAGATCCGGCAGGACCAACTCCTCTCCTACGGACGGCCGTTCAGCGCCGGTACGGACTCGCTGCGGGCCGCGCTGGACTGTGCCGTGCTCTCACCCACCGGGTGGGCCGTCGCCGTGGACGGCGAGGGGCGGGCCGCCGGAGTCGTCTCCCAGCAGACCATCGGCGAGGCGATCCGCGGTGCCCACGCAGAGCGGCGCGCGGACGGCGAGGCGGGCACCAAGGCCGACGGCAAGGCGGAGAAGGCCGCGCGATGA
- a CDS encoding DUF742 domain-containing protein → MADGRTPNGADEGGSPDRVGPAPAVRPFLVTAGRVAPTSSGRTMPVETQVVATAEGLDALDRLSFEQHDIIAACRQPQSIAEIAARLRLHLNVVRILSEDLRAAGQLTVYVPNTDATHDSSVLRRVIDGLRAIPDSRGVLRDTD, encoded by the coding sequence ATGGCGGACGGCCGTACGCCGAACGGTGCCGACGAGGGCGGCTCCCCGGACCGGGTGGGCCCCGCCCCCGCGGTACGGCCGTTCCTGGTCACCGCCGGCCGGGTGGCGCCGACCTCGTCCGGGCGGACGATGCCCGTCGAGACCCAGGTGGTGGCCACCGCCGAAGGCCTCGACGCGCTCGACCGGCTCTCCTTCGAACAGCACGACATCATCGCCGCCTGCCGGCAGCCGCAGTCCATCGCGGAGATCGCGGCCCGGCTGCGGCTGCACCTCAACGTGGTCCGTATCCTCTCCGAGGACCTGCGGGCGGCGGGGCAGTTGACGGTGTACGTGCCCAACACCGACGCCACCCACGACTCATCCGTCCTGCGCAGGGTTATCGATGGCCTCCGTGCCATCCCCGACTCCCGGGGGGTACTCCGTGACACCGACTGA